The Actinomadura sp. WMMB 499 genome includes a window with the following:
- a CDS encoding FKBP-type peptidyl-prolyl cis-trans isomerase codes for MLAVALLAVPLVVVSSCSLFGGGVGVSVGGEFGKVPDVEFPDGGPDDSLAVETLEEGDGAEVREGDLVVADYVGYRWNDEERKLVASSYAEGEPGVFPTGTVVPGLAEALVGARAGRVWWRGFRRRRGSGRMVTPGIGWVRTTRWCTCWTCGGVREVGGAEGEGAGAAGGGPAGGRGCGVGSGSGGDDAAGGGAEEAAGGDAGAG; via the coding sequence GTGCTCGCCGTCGCACTGCTCGCCGTTCCGCTGGTGGTGGTGTCGTCGTGCTCGTTGTTCGGCGGCGGGGTGGGGGTGTCGGTCGGCGGGGAGTTCGGGAAGGTGCCGGACGTGGAGTTCCCGGACGGCGGCCCGGACGACTCGCTGGCGGTGGAGACCCTCGAGGAGGGGGACGGCGCGGAGGTGCGCGAGGGCGATCTGGTGGTGGCCGACTATGTCGGTTACCGGTGGAACGACGAGGAGCGCAAGCTCGTGGCGAGCAGTTATGCGGAGGGCGAGCCGGGGGTGTTCCCGACGGGGACGGTGGTTCCGGGGCTGGCGGAGGCGCTGGTGGGTGCGCGGGCGGGGCGCGTGTGGTGGCGCGGATTCCGCCGGAGAAGGGGTTCGGGGAGGATGGTGACACCCGGCATCGGGTGGGTGCGGACGACACGCTGGTGTACGTGCTGGACGTGCGGGGGTGTACGGGAAGTCGGCGGGGCCGAAGGGGAAGGCGCCGGAGCGGCGGGAGGCGGGCCTGCCGGAGGTCGGGGATGCGGCGTCGGGTCAGGTTCCGGTGGTGACGATGCCGCGGGCGGCGGCGCCGAAGAAGCTGCGGGTGGGGACGCTGGTGCAGGGTGA
- a CDS encoding FKBP-type peptidyl-prolyl cis-trans isomerase: MGTLVQGEGPEVKGGQLVALQYAGYFWRNGQVFNSTWGEGHPAAVTIGTGEVLKGWDEALVGRRVGSRLVLVVPPSLGYGEKGLSQYGIRGDDTLVFVVDLLGVH; this comes from the coding sequence GTGGGGACGCTGGTGCAGGGTGAGGGGCCCGAGGTGAAGGGCGGGCAGCTCGTCGCGCTGCAGTATGCGGGGTATTTCTGGCGTAACGGTCAGGTGTTCAATTCGACGTGGGGTGAGGGGCATCCGGCGGCGGTGACGATCGGGACGGGCGAGGTGCTGAAGGGCTGGGACGAGGCGCTGGTGGGGCGTCGCGTGGGCAGCCGGTTGGTGCTGGTGGTGCCGCCGTCGCTGGGGTACGGGGAGAAGGGGCTGTCGCAGTACGGCATCCGGGGCGATGACACGCTGGTGTTCGTCGTCGATCTTCTCGGCGTGCATTGA